Below is a window of Tautonia marina DNA.
CGAACTCCCCGGCGATTCCCCCGTTCGCCTCGTCAGCATCACGGTGGACCCGGAATACGATACCCCGGAAGTCCTCACCGACTTCGCCCGCCGTTACGGGGCCGATCCCGACCGCTGGTGGTTCCTCACCGCTCCGCAGGATTACACCTACGAATTCGTCGAACGCGGCTTCCTCCAGAGCGTCGCCGAGGCCACCGAGGACGACCTCGCCTCCGGTGCCGAGGACATCCTGCACAGCACAAAGCTCGCCCTGGTCGATCGTGGCAACCGGGTCGTCGGCGTCTTCGACATTGGCGACGAAGTGGGCATGGAGCGCCTCCGTGAACGCCTCGCTTACCTCTCGGCTCCCGAATGGGCTCGCGGCCTCCCGGCCGTCAACGCCTCGCTCAACGGAACCTGCGCGGTCTTGCTCATCCTCGGCTGGATCTTGATCCGCTCGGGCAACGTCCGGGGCCACACCATCGCTCAGGTGGCCGCCCTGACCCTCTCGGCAGTCTTCCTGGCCTTCTATCTCGTGTATCATGCCCAGGTCGGCAGTGTGAAGTTCGCCGGCGTCGGCCCGGCCCGGCCGACCTATTTCTCCATCCTGCTCTCGCACACGATTCTCGCCGTCGTCATGGTGCCGATGATCCTGATCACAGTCGTTCGAGCCCTCCGCAAGCGGTTCGACCGCCACCGCGTCATCGCCCAGGTCACCTTCCCGATCTGGGTCTACGTCTCGATTACCGGCGTCGTCATTTACCTCATGCTCTACCAGATGGACTTCTCCTCGGCCGCCCCGGCGGTCGCGGGCCTCTGAACCGATCGGGAGCCGACCATGACCCTTCGGTCCATCCTCCGCCTCGGCCTCCTCGCCTCAGCCTTGATCCTCCCGCTCGCGGCCAGTTCCTCCGCCTCCGCCTGCCCGAACTGCAAGTCGGGCCTTGCCGTCGAGGAATCCGAGGGCAGCCGCGGCGACTTTGCCACCGGCTTCTCGCGCAGCATTGTCCTCATGCTGGCCATGCCCTTCGCCATGCTCGGCGTCGGCACCGTCGCCGTCGTCCGTTTGGCCCGCAAGGGGAGTATTCCCCAGCTCTGATGGTCTGCCTGACTCCTTTGATCGACCGAACCCTGGAGCCGAGCGTGATTTCCCTCGGCCCCAGGGCCTTCGATCACCCTCTCAGCTTGCCCATCGGCGTGTTCGCCGCCAGGTCCTCGACCATCTCCTCCACCGCGAAGCCGATCGCCGCTCGCCAGTCCTCTCCGAACCGCTCGCGCAGCTCGGGACGCTCATACGCAAAGATAATCCCCCGCGAGCAATTCACGATCGCCCCCAGGCCGTCCGCATCGCACCCGGCGGCCACGTCGGCGGCCGTCCCGCCCTGAGCCCCGTAGCCGGGAATCAGGAACAAAATGCCCGGCATCGCCTCCCGAAGCTCCGCCAGTTGCTCCGGATAGGTCGCCCCCACCACCGCGCCGATCGCGCTGTACCCCGACTCCCCCTTCAACGGCTCAGCCCAACCGACCAGCCGATCGGCCACATGCCGGTAAATCGGCTTCCCGTCGGCGATCAGGTCCTGAAACTCCCCGGCCGACGGGTTGCTCGTCCTCACCAGCACGAACAGGCCGCGCCCTCGTTCCCCCGCCACCTTTGCAAAGGGCGTAACCCCATCGCTCCCCAGATACGGATTGATCGTCAGGGCATCCCCTTGCCAGGCCGGCCCCTTTTGCTCATCAATCGGCGGATGCCCGAGATATCCTCTCGCATACGCCTCGGCCGTCGAGCCGATATCGTTCCGCTTGCCGTCGATGATCACGA
It encodes the following:
- a CDS encoding DUF420 domain-containing protein, whose product is MSSSYRIGIGIVLATVAASALVCFVLTDPYPPIRSGYDLGEASNPLGSFAFTERSGREVTDADLADHVWVAAFVFSRCPSSCPRISGEMAKLQAELPGDSPVRLVSITVDPEYDTPEVLTDFARRYGADPDRWWFLTAPQDYTYEFVERGFLQSVAEATEDDLASGAEDILHSTKLALVDRGNRVVGVFDIGDEVGMERLRERLAYLSAPEWARGLPAVNASLNGTCAVLLILGWILIRSGNVRGHTIAQVAALTLSAVFLAFYLVYHAQVGSVKFAGVGPARPTYFSILLSHTILAVVMVPMILITVVRALRKRFDRHRVIAQVTFPIWVYVSITGVVIYLMLYQMDFSSAAPAVAGL
- the pyrF gene encoding orotidine-5'-phosphate decarboxylase — protein: MTNAADRLIAKMREVGNGVVVGIDPRPKQFPREIAERFPKSAEGIARSLLAFGEEILGVVAGKVPAVKFQSAFYEEFGPAGVSALHASAADAKRRGLFVIIDGKRNDIGSTAEAYARGYLGHPPIDEQKGPAWQGDALTINPYLGSDGVTPFAKVAGERGRGLFVLVRTSNPSAGEFQDLIADGKPIYRHVADRLVGWAEPLKGESGYSAIGAVVGATYPEQLAELREAMPGILFLIPGYGAQGGTAADVAAGCDADGLGAIVNCSRGIIFAYERPELRERFGEDWRAAIGFAVEEMVEDLAANTPMGKLRG